TGAAATTTCAAAGACTTCGCAATGCATCCATGACAAGGTATGGCAGAAGATCTCATTGTTTTGTGTCCATAATCAATCTTGTAAGTACTATTGATGTTCTTCTCATTATACAATTATCTTTATCAGATCCAAACAAATGCACACAAAGAATAGAAGGAAATCAACTGAGCAGGAGAAACTTTTCATGACATACACAATTGTTAATCTCGGATGAATAGAATTTCAGCTTGGGCAGATGCTCGACGAAACCTCAATAACTCAATCAGCATACTCAATCTTCCATCCATAACATATACACAAGGTGTAATACTCATCATCTCGAGCACAGGTGAATTTGCAAgcaaaaatttgataaattccATCTCATGTGGCACACCAGACATATCTGTCATCTTTACAATTTGAAGTTTTTCAAAAGTGCAATCTTTGGGACACTCTTCGATCCAAAAATCCAAATCAGGTGCTTCCATAGCAGCCAAAGTGTTTGAGGAGCCCTACATGGCAATCAAGGATGAGAAAGGATTTGTCTCAATTTCTAATGAGGTAAATACAATACGATCTACAAGAAACCTAATTGCTTCACCAAATCACAAAACAAGTCCAAGATGACTGACCGAAATTTGAAGTTCCTTCAGATTAGGAGAGTTTGTGATCAAACGGAGAACAACAAGTATCTCTTTCATATCTTCAAAGCTAACTTGATATAATTCGATTATTTTCAGGTAGCTATAAGTAATTGGAAGTCTTCTAGGATAATCACCTATACTCAAATACTTGTAACCACAAAGAATAAACTTAGCTTAAAAGAAAAGGTTTAAATGAGATATATAATCACCCATATATAACTAAGATCCCTCCTAAAAACTTGGAACAAGAAAAACATGCTGTTACCTTTGTGAAGTAGATATGCCCAATAAGCCTCTCAAGACGAGGAACGCCACCAAGAAACTTGATAAAATTGCAACTTGAACTTTGCTCGAAATGTTCAGCAATGTCGTCAGTGATATACATAGCAACTGACATGGCAACTAAAAGTGGGGTATTTTCAAGACAAATATCCTTGAACTCACCCTCCAAGCACAAGTACTTTAGATTTGGAGCTCGGATGTTTAGAACTAAACTATCAAAATATGACAATGAAAGACTCTCAAGAAGAGGACAACCAGAAATCAAATTCTCAATAGCCTCAGGCGCAACCAAAACTTGATAAAGATTGAGGCTCTTCAAGCACAAGAATCCTTTAAAACCAAGAGGAGGATCAAATTCGCAACGGGTTAACTCCAAACGGGTTAGTTTCTTGCAATTGAAAAGACATGAAGGCACCCTGAACCACTCTCCTTCTCCTAATTCAAGAACCAATTCTTTGATATCAGTCCGAGAAAGGAAAAGTATCCACTGATCAATATCTGGGCAACTCTGCAAATACGAAGTAGAAAGCTGGAACTTGTGAATAGGTCCTTGGTGAAGAAAGAGTGCTCTTGTGATAAATTTGATGAGATTGATCTCAAGAAGCCCTTTATCATAATACATTGGGACACATTTGTCATCGAAAACAAGATGAGTAACGGAAGCCCATCGGTACCTCCATTTGGTGGACAGGACGCTCGTTCTCACAGCATCTCTTATGGGCAATCGGGTGAGAATGCTTTCTATTATGCTTTGAGGCAGATCACTAATCAAATCTTGAGTTTCAACATCACCCATTAATACTCTCTCTTTATTCTCTCTTCGTCGGCTTTAAACCCAACTTTTCTTCGTTTAAAATTTCCTCTTTCTCGGCAACCAAACATAAACGCCCAAATATGAAATTTCACAGTTTGATCAAGGGAAGAACcaaatttggaaaaaaaaataaatttcttgaaTATTGAAGATAAAAGTTCGAATAAATTCTCTGATAGAGTAAAAGTTAAAGGAACTATACCTCGATGAAGAGAAAGATCGGAGAAACAATAAGTGTAAATCGCAGGACTTGGGCGTGGTGTTGGTTTGCTCTTTCGGTGGACAGTGCTGTTTAAGTTTCGTCTCTTTTTCTTTTGGAGTGAGGAATGAAGTCGAGCAAAATCTAAAACGTCTTGCCGTTTCCCCTTGTAAAAATATTTAccttgattttttttcaaatttatttatcgTGCCAAAGatagatttattaattttatgggcTAGTTAGTGAAGACAATTCTACCTAAGCAACATCCTGGCCAAAACAAAAGGCCAAGGCCCACACAAATGGAAACCTTAGGTAGATTGAGTTCGAGCCGAGGCAACAAACCTGACATCGCAAGACAAAAGCAGCTCAAGCACTGCTATTTGATGCGTTACCACACAATCGAAGCCTGAGAAACCTTAGGACTTAGGAGCACTTTTTGTCAAAGGTAAGAATGGCATTAAACGAAATAAAAGGTGCAAGGCTAAAACAACAACTACAAAGTTAAGTCCATGCAGAAAAGCCCAAGGCTCACAAGAAATCTGGGGCTAACATCTTTAACTGGTCACCCTCCCGTAACAACCTTGATTCAGTGACAGCACGCAGCGTGGTTCCACCCCAGCTTCCACGATGAAGAACAAAGATAATGAGGGAGTTTCTTGTCTGCATAAAAACCAAGATA
This Manihot esculenta cultivar AM560-2 chromosome 6, M.esculenta_v8, whole genome shotgun sequence DNA region includes the following protein-coding sequences:
- the LOC110617317 gene encoding F-box/FBD/LRR-repeat protein At1g13570 codes for the protein MGDVETQDLISDLPQSIIESILTRLPIRDAVRTSVLSTKWRYRWASVTHLVFDDKCVPMYYDKGLLEINLIKFITRALFLHQGPIHKFQLSTSYLQSCPDIDQWILFLSRTDIKELVLELGEGEWFRVPSCLFNCKKLTRLELTRCEFDPPLGFKGFLCLKSLNLYQVLVAPEAIENLISGCPLLESLSLSYFDSLVLNIRAPNLKYLCLEGEFKDICLENTPLLVAMSVAMYITDDIAEHFEQSSSCNFIKFLGGVPRLERLIGHIYFTKYLSIGDYPRRLPITYSYLKIIELYQVSFEDMKEILVVLRLITNSPNLKELQISGSSNTLAAMEAPDLDFWIEECPKDCTFEKLQIVKMTDMSGVPHEMEFIKFLLANSPVLEMMSITPCVYVMDGRLSMLIELLRFRRASAQAEILFIRD